In one Paraburkholderia megapolitana genomic region, the following are encoded:
- a CDS encoding AMP nucleosidase has protein sequence MNDPLKSRAVQTPADTFPTEAFADAADAVTRLSAIYEANTSYLRDAFARYRRNEAFERRVRACYPFVRVRTEVNTHIDSRRSYGFVAGPGVFETTVTRPDLFGNYYREQLRLLAKNHHVSIEVGVSDQPIPIHFAFAEGIHLEGDLDRERLFAMRDIFDTPDLALLDDRIVNGTYEPPPGEPHPLALFTAARVDFSLHRLKHYTATSPTHCQNYVLYTNYQFYIDEFVALGRKMMAHTDDAELRAYRSEYTSFVEPGDVITYNANLGEQDDEGTPPPRLPQMPAYHLKRADGSGITMVNIGVGPSNAKTITDHIAVLRPHAWIMLGHCAGLRNTQRLGDYVLAHGYVREDHVLDDDLPLWVPIPALAEVQVALEGAVAQVTQLEGVELKRVMRTGTVASVDNRNWELRDHREPVQRLSQSRAVALDMESATIAANGFRFRVPYGTLLCVSDKPLHGELKLPGMADQFYRAQVDQHLQIGVKAMEILRTNGLHRLHSRKLRSFAEVAFQ, from the coding sequence ATGAACGATCCACTCAAATCACGCGCGGTGCAGACACCCGCCGACACCTTCCCGACCGAGGCGTTCGCCGACGCCGCCGACGCCGTCACCCGGCTTTCCGCGATCTACGAAGCGAATACGTCGTACCTGCGCGACGCGTTTGCCCGCTACCGGCGCAACGAGGCATTCGAGCGCCGCGTGCGCGCGTGTTACCCGTTCGTGCGGGTGCGCACCGAGGTCAACACACACATCGATTCGCGCCGCTCATATGGTTTTGTCGCCGGCCCCGGCGTGTTCGAGACCACCGTGACGCGGCCCGATCTGTTCGGCAACTACTATCGCGAACAGTTGCGACTGCTGGCGAAGAATCATCATGTATCGATTGAGGTCGGTGTATCGGACCAGCCTATTCCGATTCACTTCGCGTTTGCGGAGGGCATTCATCTGGAAGGCGATCTCGATCGCGAGCGGCTGTTCGCGATGCGCGATATCTTCGATACGCCCGACCTTGCGCTGCTCGATGACCGCATCGTCAACGGTACCTATGAACCGCCGCCCGGCGAGCCGCATCCGCTTGCGCTGTTCACGGCCGCGCGCGTGGATTTCTCGCTGCATAGACTGAAGCACTACACGGCGACGTCGCCGACGCATTGCCAGAACTACGTGCTGTACACGAACTACCAGTTCTATATCGACGAGTTCGTCGCGCTCGGCCGCAAGATGATGGCCCATACCGACGACGCGGAGCTGCGTGCCTATCGCAGCGAATACACATCGTTCGTTGAACCCGGCGACGTGATCACGTACAACGCGAATCTCGGCGAGCAGGACGACGAGGGTACGCCGCCACCGCGTCTGCCGCAGATGCCTGCCTATCACCTGAAGCGCGCGGACGGCAGCGGCATCACGATGGTCAACATCGGCGTCGGGCCGTCCAACGCGAAGACGATTACCGATCACATCGCCGTGCTGCGTCCGCATGCGTGGATCATGCTGGGTCACTGCGCGGGGCTGCGCAATACGCAGCGTCTTGGCGATTACGTGCTTGCGCACGGCTATGTGCGTGAGGATCACGTGCTCGACGATGACCTGCCGCTATGGGTGCCGATTCCGGCGCTCGCCGAAGTGCAGGTCGCGCTGGAAGGTGCGGTCGCGCAGGTGACGCAGCTCGAAGGCGTCGAACTGAAGCGCGTGATGCGCACCGGGACGGTGGCGAGCGTTGATAACCGCAACTGGGAACTGCGCGATCATCGCGAGCCGGTGCAGCGGCTGTCGCAAAGCCGTGCGGTTGCGCTCGATATGGAAAGCGCGACGATTGCGGCGAATGGTTTTCGCTTTCGCGTGCCGTACGGTACGTTGCTGTGCGTGTCGGACAAACCGCTACACGGCGAACTGAAGTTGCCTGGCATGGCCGATCAGTTCTATCGCGCGCAGGTCGATCAGCATCTGCAGATCGGGGTGAAGGCGATGGAGATTTTGCGCACGAACGGGTTGCATCGGTTGCATAGCCGTAAGTTGCGGAGTTTTGCGGAAGTGGCGTTTCAGTAA
- a CDS encoding chromate transporter: MNDTLVSLAIIFSQLSLLAFGGGNTILPEMQRQVVDVHHWMPASEFSALFALAQAAPGPNLMIVTLVGWHVAGWAGMLVTSVAKFGPSSIVTILALHAWERFKDRPWRSIVQKALVPVTAGLVGASAALIAQASDTTAIAWAITAVCAALALKTRIHPLWLLAAGSLIGLTGFGQF, translated from the coding sequence ATGAACGACACACTCGTTTCGCTTGCAATTATCTTTAGCCAGTTGTCACTGCTCGCATTCGGCGGCGGCAATACGATCCTTCCGGAAATGCAGCGGCAGGTGGTGGACGTGCATCACTGGATGCCCGCCAGCGAATTCAGCGCGCTCTTCGCGCTTGCGCAGGCCGCGCCTGGACCGAACCTGATGATCGTGACGCTGGTCGGCTGGCACGTGGCCGGATGGGCCGGCATGCTGGTGACGTCGGTGGCGAAGTTCGGACCGTCGTCGATCGTGACGATTCTCGCGCTGCACGCGTGGGAACGCTTCAAGGACCGGCCGTGGAGAAGCATCGTGCAGAAGGCGCTCGTGCCGGTCACGGCGGGCCTCGTCGGCGCGAGCGCGGCGCTGATCGCGCAGGCTTCCGATACGACGGCGATCGCGTGGGCGATCACCGCCGTGTGCGCGGCACTTGCGCTGAAGACGCGGATTCATCCGCTGTGGTTGCTGGCTGCCGGGAGTTTGATTGGGTTGACGGGGTTTGGGCAGTTTTGA
- a CDS encoding chromate transporter, producing MNQQPTSPDTSLTHRPTLREIFGGFLGLGLISFGGALPLARRAVVERRHWLTAAEFTDLLGLCQFLPGGNVINLSVAIGMRFRGLPGALAGLLGLIAGPSLVVIGLGVLYEHTQNDPHVKHLFAGLAAAAAGLLVAMAVKILLPLRHDPAAAIIAALGFVAIAIVRVPLLPTMLVLTPLSMLVAARARKIAEAGKTAP from the coding sequence ATGAATCAGCAGCCCACTTCCCCTGACACATCGCTTACACATCGGCCTACGTTGCGCGAAATATTCGGCGGCTTTCTTGGCCTCGGCCTCATCTCGTTTGGCGGTGCGTTGCCGCTTGCGCGACGTGCGGTCGTCGAGCGGCGCCACTGGCTGACCGCCGCCGAATTCACCGATCTGCTCGGGTTGTGCCAGTTTCTGCCGGGCGGCAATGTCATCAACCTGTCGGTTGCGATCGGCATGCGTTTTCGTGGACTGCCTGGCGCGCTTGCAGGGTTGCTCGGGTTGATCGCAGGGCCTTCGCTCGTCGTGATCGGTCTCGGTGTGCTGTATGAGCACACGCAAAATGACCCGCATGTGAAGCACCTGTTCGCCGGGCTCGCGGCAGCCGCGGCTGGTCTGCTCGTCGCGATGGCGGTCAAGATCCTGCTGCCGTTGCGGCACGATCCGGCGGCGGCGATCATCGCCGCGCTCGGGTTCGTCGCCATCGCAATCGTGCGTGTGCCGCTCCTGCCGACCATGCTCGTGCTCACGCCGCTCAGCATGCTTGTCGCCGCACGCGCGCGGAAAATCGCCGAAGCCGGGAAGACGGCACCATGA
- a CDS encoding transcriptional regulator GcvA, whose product MARNLPPFSALRAFEAAARCDSFTAAADELHVTHGAISRQVAAFEAWVGVQVFHRRGKRVRLTDDGRRYLASVQAAFDSIALATDQLRDTGVVHVLRVNALSTFAMKWLLPRLSQFQRMAPNVELRLSTSDAPVETIDGFDVAVRRGPAHWPNCASGHFLEEHEIPVCSPALLQRAPIVVADDLARHVLLHSDTRPDAWRNWLAAAGVKAKCRKKQSFDHFHLALQAAIDGLGAALGPLPMLADELASGRLVVPLPGPRLDARGYWWVARHEVADSPLVVQFCRWLEAQADAA is encoded by the coding sequence ATGGCTCGCAATCTTCCTCCGTTCTCTGCGCTCCGTGCCTTCGAGGCCGCGGCCCGGTGCGATAGCTTCACCGCCGCCGCAGACGAGTTGCATGTGACTCACGGTGCAATCAGCCGGCAGGTCGCCGCGTTCGAAGCATGGGTCGGCGTGCAGGTGTTTCATCGTCGCGGCAAGCGGGTCCGGCTCACCGACGACGGGCGCCGCTATCTCGCGAGCGTGCAGGCTGCGTTCGACAGCATTGCGCTCGCGACGGATCAACTGCGCGATACCGGCGTCGTGCATGTGCTGCGCGTCAACGCCCTGTCGACTTTCGCAATGAAGTGGCTGCTACCGCGCTTGAGCCAGTTTCAGCGGATGGCGCCCAATGTCGAGCTACGGCTGTCGACGTCGGATGCACCGGTGGAGACGATCGATGGTTTCGATGTGGCGGTCAGGCGCGGTCCCGCGCACTGGCCGAACTGCGCGAGCGGCCATTTTCTCGAGGAACACGAGATTCCGGTATGCAGCCCCGCGCTGTTGCAGCGCGCGCCGATCGTCGTGGCCGATGACCTCGCGCGCCACGTGTTGCTGCATTCGGATACCCGGCCGGATGCGTGGCGCAACTGGCTGGCAGCAGCAGGGGTGAAGGCGAAGTGCCGCAAGAAGCAGTCGTTCGACCACTTCCATCTGGCATTGCAGGCAGCGATAGATGGACTCGGTGCCGCACTCGGACCGCTGCCGATGCTGGCCGACGAACTCGCGTCCGGACGGCTCGTCGTGCCGCTACCCGGACCGCGACTCGATGCGCGTGGCTACTGGTGGGTGGCGCGGCACGAAGTAGCCGATTCGCCACTCGTCGTGCAGTTCTGCCGCTGGCTCGAGGCGCAGGCCGATGCCGCGTAA
- a CDS encoding LOG family protein, whose product MTKRKVIPSLRSLADQERATAKKARASWQMFTIMAEFIEATEYLSEIRPAVSIYGSARLKPDSPYYKLATQIARKLSDAGFAVISGGGPGIMEAANKGAHAGKAPSVGLNIELPHEQSGNQWQDISLRFRHFFTRKVTFVKNSDAVIVMPGGFGTLDELAEVLTLIQTKKSRHVPIILVGGEFWHGLLGWFKDQLVPMGLINANDMDLMQVIDDPDQVLEAVLAFYEDREEHEDGDVHPGKSDEDRMFYL is encoded by the coding sequence ATGACTAAGAGAAAAGTGATTCCGAGTCTGCGATCGCTCGCAGATCAAGAGCGCGCGACAGCCAAAAAGGCCCGCGCATCGTGGCAGATGTTCACGATTATGGCAGAGTTTATCGAGGCGACCGAGTACCTCTCGGAGATCCGCCCGGCTGTCAGCATCTACGGTTCAGCGCGACTGAAACCGGACTCGCCCTACTACAAACTCGCCACGCAGATCGCGCGCAAACTGTCCGACGCGGGCTTCGCGGTGATCTCCGGCGGCGGCCCCGGCATCATGGAAGCAGCGAACAAGGGCGCGCATGCGGGCAAGGCCCCTTCGGTCGGTCTGAACATCGAGTTGCCGCACGAGCAATCGGGCAACCAGTGGCAGGACATCTCGCTGCGCTTTCGCCATTTCTTCACGCGCAAGGTGACGTTCGTGAAGAACTCGGATGCCGTGATCGTGATGCCGGGCGGCTTCGGCACGCTCGACGAACTCGCGGAAGTGCTCACGCTGATCCAGACGAAGAAGTCGCGGCACGTACCGATCATTCTGGTCGGCGGCGAGTTCTGGCATGGCCTGCTCGGCTGGTTCAAGGATCAGCTGGTGCCGATGGGCCTGATCAATGCCAACGACATGGACCTGATGCAGGTCATCGACGATCCGGACCAGGTGCTCGAAGCGGTGCTCGCGTTCTACGAAGACCGCGAAGAGCATGAAGACGGCGACGTCCATCCGGGCAAGTCGGACGAAGACCGGATGTTCTACCTGTAA
- the polA gene encoding DNA polymerase I, with amino-acid sequence MPEEQYLEAKLEGKTLLLVDGSSYLYRAYHALPDLRGPDGEPTGALYGIINMLRRMRKEVTAEYSACVFDAKGKTFRDDWYPDYKANRASMPEDLVRQIEPIHVAVRALGWPLLMIDRVEADDVIGTLSTQAEKLGMKVIVSTGDKDLAQLVTDSVTLINTMTNETLDRAGVLAKFGVPPERIVDYLSLIGDTVDNVPGVDKCGPKTALKWLAQYDSLDGVIAHADEIKGAVGDNLRRALDFLPMARKLVTVETACDLTQHIASIEASLASRPEARTELRDVFARHGFKTWLREVETAEVVEGPQIDVAPAQTVDVERHYDTVQTWEQFDAWFAKIDAAQLTAFDTETTSLDPMTAQLVGLSLSVEPGYAAYIPVAHRGPDAPVQLPRDEVLAKLKPWLESPTKKKVGQHLKYDEQVLANYGIEMDGIEHDTLLESYVVESHRTHDMDSLALRHLGIKTIKYEEVAGKGAQQIGFDEVALDQAAEYAAEDADITLRLHLALYPQVTAEKGLEYVYREIELPTSRVLRKMERAGVLIDAEKLRRQSNEIATRLVQLEGEAYELAGGEFNLGSPKQIGQIFFEKLQLPVVKKTPSGAPSTDEEVLQKLAEDYPLPKLLLEHRGLSKLKSTYTDKLPRMVNAQTGRVHTNYAQAVAVTGRLASNDPNLQNIPVRTAEGRRIREAFIAAPGHKLVSADYSQIELRIMAHISGDESLLRAFAQGEDIHRATAAEVFGVTPLEVNSDQRRIAKVINFGLIYGMSSFGLASNLGITRDAAKLYIDRYFARYPGVAKYMDDTRASAKEKGYVETVFGRRLWLPEINGGNGPRRQAAERAAINAPMQGTAADLIKLSMIAVQRWLDASPVGTRMIMQVHDELILEVPDSELAEVRKRLPELMCGVAALKVPLVAEVGAGDNWEEAH; translated from the coding sequence ATGCCTGAAGAACAGTACCTGGAAGCGAAGCTGGAAGGTAAGACCCTGCTATTGGTAGACGGTTCGAGCTATCTCTACCGGGCCTACCACGCATTGCCCGATCTGCGTGGACCGGACGGCGAACCGACCGGCGCGCTGTACGGCATCATCAACATGCTGCGGCGCATGCGCAAGGAAGTCACTGCAGAGTATAGCGCGTGCGTGTTCGATGCGAAGGGCAAGACGTTTCGCGACGACTGGTACCCGGATTACAAGGCCAACCGCGCGTCGATGCCCGAAGATCTGGTGCGCCAGATCGAGCCGATCCATGTCGCCGTGCGCGCGCTGGGCTGGCCGCTGCTGATGATCGATCGCGTTGAGGCCGATGACGTGATCGGTACGCTCAGCACACAGGCCGAAAAGCTCGGCATGAAGGTGATCGTCTCCACCGGCGACAAAGACCTCGCGCAACTCGTTACCGATAGCGTCACGTTGATCAACACGATGACGAACGAAACGCTTGATCGCGCGGGCGTGCTCGCGAAGTTCGGCGTGCCACCGGAGCGGATCGTCGATTACCTGTCGCTGATCGGCGATACCGTCGACAACGTGCCGGGCGTCGACAAGTGCGGACCGAAAACAGCGTTGAAGTGGCTCGCGCAGTACGACTCGCTCGACGGCGTCATCGCGCATGCGGATGAAATCAAGGGGGCAGTCGGCGACAACCTGCGCCGCGCACTCGACTTCCTGCCGATGGCGAGAAAGCTCGTCACTGTCGAAACCGCCTGCGATCTGACGCAGCACATCGCATCGATTGAAGCGTCGCTTGCATCGCGGCCCGAGGCTCGCACCGAATTGCGCGATGTGTTCGCGCGGCACGGCTTCAAGACATGGTTGCGTGAAGTCGAGACGGCCGAGGTCGTCGAAGGGCCGCAAATCGACGTGGCACCGGCGCAAACCGTCGACGTCGAACGTCACTACGACACCGTGCAGACGTGGGAGCAATTCGACGCGTGGTTCGCGAAGATCGACGCTGCGCAGCTCACCGCATTCGATACCGAAACCACTTCGCTCGATCCAATGACCGCGCAACTCGTCGGTCTGTCGTTGTCCGTGGAACCGGGTTATGCAGCCTATATTCCGGTTGCACATCGCGGACCCGATGCACCGGTGCAACTGCCGCGCGACGAAGTGCTCGCGAAGCTGAAGCCCTGGCTAGAGAGTCCGACAAAGAAAAAAGTCGGCCAGCATTTGAAGTATGACGAACAGGTGCTCGCTAACTACGGCATCGAGATGGACGGCATCGAGCACGACACGCTGCTCGAGTCGTACGTGGTCGAATCGCATCGCACGCACGACATGGACAGCCTCGCGCTGCGTCATCTCGGCATCAAGACGATCAAGTACGAGGAAGTAGCGGGCAAGGGCGCGCAGCAGATCGGCTTCGATGAAGTCGCACTCGATCAGGCCGCCGAATACGCCGCGGAAGACGCCGACATCACGCTGCGTCTGCATCTCGCGCTGTACCCGCAGGTCACCGCAGAGAAAGGCCTCGAATACGTGTACCGGGAGATCGAGCTTCCGACGTCGCGTGTGCTGCGCAAGATGGAACGCGCCGGCGTGCTGATCGATGCCGAGAAACTGCGCCGGCAAAGCAACGAGATCGCGACACGGCTCGTGCAGCTCGAAGGCGAAGCGTACGAACTGGCGGGCGGCGAATTCAATCTCGGTTCGCCGAAGCAGATCGGCCAGATCTTCTTCGAGAAGCTGCAATTGCCGGTCGTGAAGAAGACGCCGAGCGGCGCGCCTTCCACCGATGAAGAAGTGCTGCAGAAACTCGCCGAAGACTATCCGCTACCGAAGCTGCTACTCGAACATCGCGGGCTTTCGAAGCTGAAGTCGACCTACACCGACAAACTGCCGCGCATGGTCAATGCGCAGACGGGCCGCGTGCATACGAACTATGCGCAGGCCGTGGCGGTAACGGGGCGGCTCGCATCGAACGATCCGAATCTGCAGAACATTCCGGTGCGCACGGCAGAAGGCCGGCGCATTCGCGAAGCTTTTATCGCGGCGCCTGGCCACAAGCTCGTTTCCGCCGACTACTCGCAGATCGAACTGCGCATCATGGCGCACATCTCGGGCGACGAATCGCTGCTGCGTGCGTTTGCTCAAGGCGAGGACATCCACCGCGCAACGGCCGCCGAAGTGTTCGGCGTGACGCCGCTCGAAGTGAATTCGGACCAGCGACGCATCGCGAAGGTGATCAACTTCGGTTTGATCTACGGAATGAGTTCGTTTGGTCTGGCATCGAATCTCGGCATTACGCGCGATGCGGCGAAGCTCTATATCGACCGGTATTTCGCGCGCTATCCGGGCGTGGCGAAATACATGGACGACACGCGCGCGAGCGCGAAAGAGAAGGGCTACGTCGAGACCGTGTTCGGTCGGCGGCTGTGGTTGCCCGAAATCAACGGTGGTAACGGCCCGCGCCGGCAGGCCGCGGAACGCGCGGCGATCAACGCGCCGATGCAGGGCACGGCCGCCGATCTGATCAAGCTGTCGATGATCGCGGTGCAGCGCTGGCTCGACGCATCGCCGGTCGGTACGCGGATGATCATGCAGGTCCACGATGAACTGATACTCGAAGTGCCCGACAGCGAACTCGCCGAGGTTCGCAAGAGGCTGCCCGAACTGATGTGCGGCGTTGCTGCGCTGAAGGTGCCGCTCGTTGCAGAAGTCGGCGCCGGCGACAACTGGGAAGAAGCACATTGA